A window from Armatimonas rosea encodes these proteins:
- a CDS encoding GH92 family glycosyl hydrolase, with translation MQNKLVDSINPLIGASTSQEFGEGKTFPGPTTPFGLVQLSPDTITGGDNGPGYSWHHKTIEGFSFTHMSGIGWYGDLGNFLVMPTTGKLKTERGTKGAEDGYRSRFRHETEVVKAGYYAVTLDDYNIRAELTAAPRAGLLKFTFPKSDQSRVQIDLARRVGGTSVRQSVTVVDDHTIEGWMECTPDGGGWGNGDGKAHYTVHFSAQFSKPLKKFGVWSAEIPDSQRRKREDIESAAYRARVAAADVLEGCRAREGKHLGFYTEFPTTEGEVVLVKAGISFVSVEGARQNLKRDIPGWDFAGVHQSARRLWEKALQNVEIEGGTPSQREAFSTALYHTMIDPRAASDSDGRYIGADRKPHQTGQFTYRTIFSGWDVFRSQYPLLSIIRPDVVNDTVNSLIQQAELSGRGCLARWEILGAESGCMIGDPAVSVIVDAYLKGIRRFDTAKAYQLCRQSVMGNTTSRPSQAEYERQGFVPGSISWTLENAYFDHCTARFADALGKHDDATLLKQRAQNYRTIYDPSVGNMRARNRDGSWTTWHGATTEGQGCVESNPYQQGWFVPHDVPGLIQLMGKQYFLDYLTAFFEKTPANFKWNPYYNHANEPVHQVAYLFVYAGAPWLTQKWVRFILNNAYGTGVKGLCGNEDVGQMSAWYLLSALGFHPVSPVDGTYIIGSPLFDRVTLRLDPAYYKGKTFTVVAHNNSEKNFYIQSARLNGKPLERAWLKHAEIVVGGTLEFVMGPEPNLHWGSAPGT, from the coding sequence ATGCAAAATAAACTCGTTGACAGCATCAACCCCCTGATCGGCGCGAGCACGAGCCAGGAGTTTGGCGAGGGCAAGACCTTCCCCGGTCCCACCACGCCCTTCGGTCTCGTGCAGCTCAGCCCGGACACGATCACCGGCGGTGACAACGGCCCCGGCTACTCCTGGCACCACAAGACTATCGAGGGCTTCAGCTTCACGCACATGAGCGGGATCGGCTGGTACGGCGACCTGGGCAACTTCCTGGTCATGCCCACCACGGGCAAGCTCAAGACCGAGCGGGGGACCAAGGGGGCCGAGGACGGCTACCGCTCGCGCTTTCGCCACGAGACCGAGGTGGTCAAGGCGGGGTACTACGCGGTCACCCTCGACGACTACAATATCCGGGCGGAGCTGACCGCCGCGCCGCGTGCGGGGCTGCTGAAGTTTACGTTTCCGAAATCAGACCAGTCTCGTGTGCAGATTGATCTTGCGAGGCGTGTCGGTGGCACGTCGGTGCGGCAGTCCGTGACCGTGGTCGACGACCACACGATCGAGGGCTGGATGGAGTGCACCCCCGATGGTGGCGGGTGGGGCAATGGCGATGGCAAGGCGCACTACACGGTGCACTTCTCGGCGCAGTTTAGCAAGCCTCTGAAAAAGTTCGGGGTCTGGTCCGCGGAGATCCCCGACAGCCAGCGGCGCAAGCGCGAGGATATCGAGAGTGCCGCCTACCGCGCCCGAGTCGCGGCCGCCGACGTGCTGGAGGGCTGCCGGGCGCGCGAGGGCAAGCACCTGGGCTTCTACACGGAGTTTCCCACAACCGAGGGCGAGGTGGTGCTAGTCAAGGCGGGCATCTCGTTTGTGAGTGTTGAGGGGGCGCGCCAGAACCTCAAGCGGGATATCCCCGGCTGGGACTTCGCGGGCGTCCACCAGAGCGCGCGCCGGCTCTGGGAGAAGGCACTGCAAAACGTGGAGATCGAGGGCGGGACTCCCTCCCAGCGCGAGGCGTTCTCCACCGCGCTCTACCACACCATGATCGACCCACGGGCGGCGTCGGACAGCGATGGCCGCTATATCGGGGCAGACCGCAAGCCCCACCAGACGGGGCAGTTTACCTACCGGACGATCTTTAGCGGCTGGGATGTCTTTCGGAGCCAGTACCCGCTTCTGAGCATCATCCGCCCCGATGTGGTCAACGATACAGTCAACTCCCTGATCCAGCAGGCTGAGCTCAGCGGGCGCGGCTGCCTGGCGCGCTGGGAGATTCTCGGGGCGGAGTCGGGCTGCATGATCGGCGATCCGGCGGTCTCGGTGATCGTCGATGCCTACCTCAAGGGAATCCGCCGCTTCGATACCGCCAAGGCCTACCAGCTCTGCCGCCAGAGCGTCATGGGAAATACAACATCGCGCCCCAGCCAGGCCGAGTACGAGCGCCAGGGCTTTGTTCCCGGGAGCATCTCCTGGACCCTGGAGAACGCCTACTTCGACCACTGCACCGCGCGCTTCGCCGACGCGCTGGGCAAGCACGACGATGCCACGCTCCTCAAACAGCGTGCCCAGAACTACCGCACGATCTACGATCCCAGCGTCGGCAACATGCGCGCCCGCAACCGCGACGGCTCCTGGACCACCTGGCACGGCGCGACGACGGAGGGCCAGGGCTGTGTCGAGAGCAATCCGTATCAGCAGGGCTGGTTTGTCCCCCACGATGTCCCCGGCCTGATCCAGCTGATGGGCAAGCAGTACTTCCTAGACTATCTCACCGCGTTCTTTGAGAAGACACCCGCCAACTTCAAGTGGAACCCGTACTACAACCACGCCAACGAGCCGGTGCACCAGGTGGCGTATCTCTTTGTCTACGCCGGCGCGCCGTGGCTGACCCAGAAGTGGGTGCGCTTTATCCTCAACAATGCCTACGGAACAGGAGTGAAGGGGCTCTGTGGCAACGAGGATGTCGGGCAGATGTCGGCGTGGTACTTGCTGAGTGCGCTGGGCTTTCACCCGGTCTCGCCGGTCGATGGCACCTACATTATCGGGAGCCCGCTCTTTGACCGAGTCACCCTACGCCTCGATCCCGCCTACTACAAGGGCAAGACCTTTACTGTGGTTGCCCACAACAACAGCGAGAAGAACTTCTATATCCAGAGCGCCCGCCTCAACGGCAAGCCGCTGGAGCGGGCTTGGCTCAAGCACGCGGAGATTGTCGTGGGGGGAACCCTGGAGTTTGTCATGGGGCCCGAGCCGAACCTGCACTGGGGGAGCGCACCAGGCACCTGA
- a CDS encoding DUF1552 domain-containing protein — MSNEEATTKRALSRRLFLHGTGVAMALPWLESAAVWGAPLTGKPTPSTPPKRFVVQFMGTGISPNNWWAKGEGAQMELSSCLAPLEPLKTKLNVISGLYNKPSTGVGIHPGMTGGILSGAPLTRGAVLHGGISMDQVLAQKLGQDTVQPSLVLSCEKPLTGYHESNFSMAYSSYISWQDADSPVPSEVYPSLAFDSLFDNNGNQRLESVLDRVGSEAASLRRKISREDRGKLDEYLNSVREVEKRAQKLRAEMFKAAENAKSKGKPLVAMKRPDDGLPEDLREHMRLMCDIVALAIQTDKTRIASMLMCRDLSGLFYPFLNVNDGHHIASHSDNSEGYQRIVHHYVTQLAYLAGKLDAMPEGDGTTVLDNTGILWLSNMFSGSQHDNSHLPILTVGGMGGTLKTGRVLNYRDKGEENRRVCSLYLSLMDRMGVQLDHFGDASTRLANF, encoded by the coding sequence ATGTCAAACGAAGAAGCAACGACAAAGCGAGCGCTCTCCCGGCGTCTCTTCCTACACGGCACCGGCGTGGCGATGGCCCTGCCCTGGCTGGAGTCCGCCGCGGTCTGGGGGGCACCTCTGACCGGGAAACCGACTCCGAGCACGCCGCCCAAGCGCTTTGTGGTCCAGTTCATGGGGACAGGAATCAGCCCCAACAACTGGTGGGCCAAGGGCGAGGGCGCCCAGATGGAGCTCAGCTCCTGCCTCGCGCCGCTGGAGCCACTCAAGACCAAGCTCAATGTGATCAGCGGCCTCTACAACAAGCCCTCGACCGGCGTGGGAATTCACCCAGGCATGACCGGTGGCATTCTCTCCGGTGCGCCCCTGACACGCGGCGCGGTGCTCCACGGCGGGATTAGCATGGACCAGGTGCTCGCCCAGAAGCTCGGGCAGGACACGGTTCAGCCTAGCCTCGTGCTCTCCTGCGAGAAGCCGCTCACGGGCTACCACGAGTCCAACTTCTCCATGGCCTATAGCTCCTACATCTCCTGGCAGGACGCCGACTCGCCCGTCCCCAGTGAGGTCTATCCGTCGCTAGCCTTCGATAGCCTCTTTGACAACAATGGCAACCAGCGCCTGGAGAGCGTGCTCGATCGTGTGGGCTCCGAGGCAGCGAGCCTGCGCCGCAAGATCAGCCGCGAGGACCGTGGGAAGCTCGATGAGTACCTCAATAGTGTCCGCGAGGTGGAGAAGCGTGCCCAGAAGCTCCGCGCCGAGATGTTCAAGGCAGCGGAGAACGCCAAGAGCAAGGGCAAGCCGCTGGTGGCGATGAAGCGCCCCGACGATGGCCTCCCGGAGGACCTGCGCGAGCACATGCGCCTGATGTGCGATATTGTTGCCCTCGCGATCCAGACCGACAAGACCCGGATCGCGTCGATGCTGATGTGCCGCGACCTCTCGGGGCTGTTCTACCCGTTCCTGAATGTCAACGACGGCCACCATATCGCCTCGCACAGCGACAACTCCGAGGGCTACCAGCGCATTGTCCACCACTACGTGACGCAGCTGGCCTACCTGGCGGGCAAGCTCGACGCCATGCCCGAGGGCGATGGGACCACGGTTCTGGACAACACGGGGATTCTCTGGCTCTCCAACATGTTCTCCGGCTCCCAGCACGACAACTCGCACCTGCCCATCCTCACCGTGGGCGGCATGGGCGGGACCCTCAAGACCGGCCGCGTGCTCAACTACCGCGATAAGGGCGAGGAGAACCGCCGTGTCTGTAGCCTCTACCTCTCGCTAATGGACCGGATGGGCGTGCAGCTCGACCACTTCGGCGATGCCAGCACCCGCCTGGCGAACTTCTAG
- a CDS encoding LamG-like jellyroll fold domain-containing protein, whose translation MYLDSVLDARRGGRETKGGGLWHVPDFSVSLLVRLQSKQTTNFLIAAELATKESWRLVTEQGTGFLTFVSSSRYGVPPVSLVSREDLCDQAWHQLRLMISQDTVRIFVDGKQKAEAAISLPVVPREETGTLWLGCFPAQKGGCDGFLGDIQLTREGSIIGKAGLDPAEMKVVPTTFKGDVTSALRTVPWAPFAGTRFTRPTNNSTTRAPQVKVITFPDYPGAFAVWGALGSDLGGQIWVSGASHYTEDQSAQLFRYNPDDETVARVGDVLSELKRVKLYRPREQQVKVHTKFIAGKDGFLYFATMDDPRQGYVGEEAPPWGSHLWRIKPGTTSWEHLMTIPEGVIALAGNGTDLYGLGFPHHTLFRFDTKARTATRVLVGSVEGHISRHLICDYRGHVYVPRLKYVRPNDAAHTLVEFNRQLKQVAEHPLPNYQYGAAQQCHGIIAYQTLLDHSVVFTTHTGRLFRIVVPAAETQPSRLEDLGWFHNEDRSYASGLYALSGEGEVVGFAQVRDQWSWVRFDLARRVSVSQPFPLNPPPGWSAGDCFLYGCSTRDDSGALYAAGAYRNAMGKRTPILLRIRP comes from the coding sequence ATGTACCTAGACAGCGTTCTCGATGCTCGTAGGGGAGGTCGCGAGACCAAGGGAGGCGGCCTGTGGCACGTCCCCGACTTTTCCGTGAGCTTGCTCGTGCGGCTCCAATCCAAGCAGACCACCAACTTCCTGATCGCGGCCGAGCTGGCGACCAAGGAGAGCTGGCGCCTGGTGACAGAGCAAGGAACGGGGTTTCTGACCTTTGTCTCTAGCTCCCGCTATGGGGTTCCCCCGGTCTCGCTCGTCTCACGTGAGGACCTCTGCGACCAAGCATGGCACCAGCTTCGCTTAATGATCTCACAAGACACCGTTCGGATTTTTGTGGATGGAAAGCAGAAGGCCGAGGCGGCGATCAGCCTGCCCGTGGTCCCCCGCGAAGAGACGGGAACCCTCTGGCTGGGCTGCTTTCCGGCGCAAAAAGGCGGCTGTGATGGCTTTCTGGGCGATATCCAGCTAACCCGCGAGGGCAGTATTATCGGTAAGGCGGGCCTAGACCCTGCGGAGATGAAGGTTGTCCCCACCACGTTTAAGGGGGATGTTACGTCTGCGCTACGGACGGTGCCCTGGGCACCGTTTGCTGGAACTCGCTTCACCCGCCCCACAAACAACTCCACGACCAGAGCACCGCAGGTGAAGGTGATCACGTTTCCGGACTACCCAGGCGCATTTGCCGTGTGGGGAGCGCTGGGGAGCGACCTCGGGGGGCAGATCTGGGTCTCGGGAGCATCGCACTACACGGAGGACCAGTCGGCGCAGCTGTTTCGCTACAATCCCGACGACGAGACGGTTGCGCGGGTGGGGGATGTCCTCTCTGAGCTAAAGCGGGTAAAGCTCTACCGCCCTAGGGAGCAACAGGTAAAGGTCCATACGAAGTTTATTGCGGGAAAAGATGGCTTTCTCTACTTCGCCACCATGGACGATCCCCGGCAGGGCTATGTGGGTGAGGAGGCACCCCCGTGGGGCTCGCACCTCTGGCGCATCAAGCCGGGGACGACGAGCTGGGAGCACTTGATGACGATCCCTGAGGGGGTGATCGCTCTTGCGGGCAATGGCACCGACTTGTATGGCCTTGGGTTCCCGCACCATACCCTCTTCCGGTTTGACACCAAGGCGCGGACGGCAACACGGGTGCTGGTCGGGTCTGTCGAGGGGCACATCTCGCGGCACCTGATCTGTGACTATCGAGGGCATGTCTATGTCCCACGGCTTAAGTATGTCCGCCCTAACGATGCTGCTCACACGCTCGTGGAGTTTAATCGCCAGCTGAAGCAGGTCGCGGAGCACCCCCTTCCCAACTACCAGTACGGCGCGGCACAGCAGTGCCACGGCATTATCGCCTACCAGACCCTCCTGGATCACTCCGTTGTCTTTACCACCCACACCGGGCGTCTCTTTCGGATTGTCGTGCCCGCCGCCGAGACGCAGCCCAGTCGTCTGGAGGACCTCGGCTGGTTCCACAACGAGGACCGCTCGTATGCTTCTGGGCTCTATGCGCTCTCGGGGGAAGGGGAGGTTGTGGGGTTTGCTCAGGTGCGGGACCAGTGGAGCTGGGTGCGCTTTGATCTCGCCCGTCGCGTGTCGGTGTCGCAACCATTTCCCCTGAACCCACCCCCAGGCTGGTCGGCGGGGGACTGTTTCCTCTACGGCTGTAGCACGCGCGACGACTCAGGCGCTCTCTACGCGGCAGGGGCGTATCGGAATGCGATGGGGAAGCGCACCCCGATTCTGTTAAGAATTCGTCCCTAA
- the tuf gene encoding elongation factor Tu — protein MGKAKFERSKPHVNVGTIGHVDHGKTSLTAAITTVLAKAGGAKAMTYEAIDAAPEEKERGITINTAHVEYETATRHYAHVDCPGHADYIKNMITGAAQMDGAILVCSAADGPMPQTREHILLARQVGVPSIVVFLNKADMVDDPELLELVELEVRDLLSKYSFPGDDTPIVVGSATQALAGDQGEYGEPSILRLMDAVDAYIPTPERPKDLPFLMPVEDVFTITGRGTVATGRVERGQLKAGEPLEIVGLKDTTNTVATSMEMFRKTLDYVEAGDNAGVLLRGVDRNKIERGQVLAKPGSIKPHTKFEAEVYILAKEEGGRHTPFFTGYRPQFYFRTTDVTGNMDLPEGVEMVMPGDNVTIKGELIAPIAMEEGLRFAIREGGRTVGAGVVSKIIA, from the coding sequence ATGGGAAAGGCAAAGTTTGAGCGATCGAAGCCTCACGTAAACGTGGGGACGATCGGACACGTGGATCATGGCAAGACCAGCCTGACAGCCGCGATTACGACGGTTCTAGCCAAGGCGGGTGGCGCGAAGGCGATGACCTACGAGGCCATCGACGCTGCACCCGAAGAGAAAGAGCGCGGAATTACCATCAACACCGCGCACGTCGAGTACGAGACCGCGACCCGGCACTACGCCCACGTCGACTGCCCCGGACACGCCGACTACATCAAGAACATGATCACCGGTGCTGCCCAGATGGACGGCGCGATTCTGGTCTGCTCCGCTGCCGATGGCCCCATGCCCCAGACCCGTGAGCACATCCTGCTCGCCCGTCAGGTCGGTGTGCCCTCCATCGTGGTGTTTTTGAACAAGGCCGACATGGTCGATGATCCTGAGCTTCTTGAGCTGGTTGAGCTCGAGGTTCGTGATCTTCTCTCCAAGTACAGCTTCCCCGGCGACGACACCCCGATCGTGGTTGGCTCTGCGACCCAGGCGCTTGCCGGTGACCAGGGTGAGTACGGTGAGCCCTCGATCCTGCGCCTGATGGACGCGGTGGATGCCTACATCCCCACGCCTGAGCGTCCCAAGGACCTTCCGTTCCTGATGCCTGTCGAGGACGTCTTCACGATCACCGGTCGTGGTACGGTTGCGACGGGTCGTGTGGAGCGTGGTCAGCTCAAGGCGGGTGAGCCGCTTGAGATCGTGGGCCTTAAGGACACGACCAACACGGTTGCGACCTCTATGGAGATGTTCCGCAAGACGCTCGACTATGTCGAGGCGGGTGACAATGCGGGTGTTCTTCTTCGTGGTGTGGACCGCAACAAGATCGAGCGTGGTCAGGTTCTTGCCAAGCCGGGCTCCATCAAGCCGCACACGAAGTTCGAGGCGGAGGTCTATATCCTTGCGAAGGAGGAGGGTGGTCGTCACACCCCGTTCTTCACGGGTTACCGTCCTCAGTTCTACTTCCGTACGACGGACGTGACGGGTAACATGGACCTTCCTGAGGGTGTTGAGATGGTGATGCCCGGTGACAACGTCACGATCAAGGGCGAGCTGATCGCTCCTATCGCGATGGAAGAGGGTCTTCGCTTCGCGATCCGTGAGGGTGGCCGCACGGTTGGTGCGGGCGTCGTCTCCAAGATCATCGCCTAA
- a CDS encoding HNH endonuclease, translated as MRLKIRPVCLCRDCENRVSRPGYLYCSNRCQQEHQHHEYVKAWLAGEKDGARGVVEVSYHVKRWLKDTYGEKCCQCGWAERNLNTGLIPLHLDHIDGNWRNNRPENLRLLCPNCHALTATYGAQNRGNGRPFIVQKKAVAGDLGAA; from the coding sequence ATGCGTTTGAAAATTCGCCCTGTTTGCCTGTGCCGAGATTGTGAAAATCGTGTTTCACGACCTGGATATCTCTATTGTAGCAATCGTTGTCAGCAGGAGCACCAACATCACGAATACGTGAAAGCCTGGCTGGCCGGGGAAAAAGATGGAGCCCGAGGAGTGGTAGAGGTTTCATACCACGTCAAGCGATGGCTCAAAGATACCTACGGCGAGAAGTGTTGCCAGTGTGGCTGGGCGGAGAGAAACTTGAATACGGGGCTCATTCCTCTTCATCTGGACCACATCGATGGCAACTGGCGCAACAACCGGCCCGAGAATCTGCGCTTGCTCTGCCCGAACTGTCATGCACTGACGGCGACCTATGGGGCTCAGAATCGGGGCAATGGGCGCCCCTTTATTGTCCAGAAAAAGGCGGTAGCTGGCGATCTAGGAGCTGCTTGA
- a CDS encoding DUF1592 domain-containing protein has translation MSRTFRFSPYGWGALASTLALPAMVFWPSATDARSAPLAPTRAELEKQFTTTVRPFLAAFCTDCHGKNKPAAQLDLASYANVSAVIKELPHWTLVMERLTIKDMPPAESSKRPSDKQRDAVIAWIRAVRQFEIARTAGDPGPVLARRLSNREYDYTIRDLTGVDLRPTKEFPVDPANQEGFDNSGESLTFSPALMKKYLAAAKEISDHLSLTSTGFAFASHPVLADTDREKFCSQRIVAFYKRQPTELADYFFAAWKLKHGKSASVAAAAAEEKVSAKYLETIWKLLSGSEHAVGPVATLRKRFDALPGDPEAARKACTELRSWVVTLRRDKIAWRFGNLNVPREFRTGSFTNVLWKDRQYATHRLSFNPKLLQIGGVPAMRPAPVKGGSLGQVQGAPVMVPDPVDPDLFAPANEDERKAYLASFETFSRIFPDVFYIEERGLMESDNIYQHIGRFLTGGTHNAVSYFRDDVPLRELVLDEKGQKELDALWSDFGIIAAYNRETYLQGLFYEGLEAQTILAERDPEFNFAPYTDKATASADKMQRYCDLYLAKAKRMGATPETLAAYEDYFKWSSANIRQEERDRLAAEPVHKKAVLEFASKAFRRPLTETEKADYLALYTKLRQKDGLSHESAIRDIVVNILMSPYFIFRLDQELPTQPEKPAKGKILSSTQGAAPTQKTQALSDYAIASRLSYFLWSSLPDDELLAAAAKGELRKPAVLVAQAQRMLKSPKARALATEFGGNWLDFRRFEEHNAVDKTRFPSFNDSLRQSMFEEPLHFMLDTFQNNGSILDWLYGKHTFVNGPLAKHYGMDNLTLPPGMRFGAEDWVRVPDADKYGRGGLLPMALFLTQNASGLRTSPVKRGYWVVRRVLGEQIPPPPAKVPELPKDESELGEKTLRQALEIHRKNPACSGCHARFDSYGLVFENFGPIGERRTKDGGGKTVDNRAPFPGGKEFAGVDGLQAFIRQKRQQDFVGTFSRKLLSYALGRTLLPSDEPLLAELSKRLSTNNYRFNTLIEGIITSPQFRNRRVAPVTPKKDA, from the coding sequence ATGAGCCGAACGTTCAGGTTCAGTCCCTATGGCTGGGGCGCCCTTGCCTCCACACTTGCCCTCCCCGCGATGGTCTTCTGGCCCTCCGCCACCGACGCCCGCTCCGCCCCCCTCGCTCCCACACGCGCGGAGCTTGAGAAGCAGTTCACCACGACGGTTCGTCCGTTTCTTGCGGCGTTTTGTACCGACTGCCACGGCAAGAACAAGCCCGCCGCCCAGCTCGACCTCGCGTCGTATGCCAATGTCTCGGCGGTGATCAAGGAGCTGCCCCACTGGACTCTCGTGATGGAGCGCCTGACCATCAAGGACATGCCCCCCGCCGAGTCTAGCAAGCGCCCCAGCGACAAGCAGCGCGATGCCGTGATTGCCTGGATTCGCGCCGTGCGCCAGTTCGAGATCGCGCGCACCGCGGGCGACCCGGGGCCGGTGCTGGCACGCCGCCTGAGCAACCGGGAGTACGATTACACTATCCGCGACCTGACCGGCGTCGACCTGCGCCCCACCAAAGAGTTCCCGGTCGATCCCGCCAACCAGGAGGGCTTCGATAACTCCGGCGAGTCGCTGACCTTCTCCCCCGCGCTGATGAAGAAGTACCTGGCGGCGGCCAAGGAGATCTCGGATCACCTCTCCCTGACCTCCACGGGCTTCGCCTTCGCAAGCCACCCCGTCCTGGCCGACACCGACCGGGAGAAGTTCTGCTCCCAGCGCATTGTCGCCTTCTACAAGCGCCAGCCCACCGAGCTCGCCGACTACTTCTTCGCCGCTTGGAAGCTCAAGCACGGAAAGTCCGCTTCGGTGGCAGCGGCCGCGGCGGAGGAAAAAGTCAGCGCGAAGTACCTGGAGACGATCTGGAAGCTCCTGAGTGGCAGTGAGCATGCAGTCGGCCCCGTGGCGACCCTGCGCAAGAGGTTTGATGCGCTTCCCGGCGATCCCGAGGCAGCGCGCAAGGCCTGCACCGAGCTTCGGAGCTGGGTGGTGACCCTGCGTCGCGACAAGATCGCCTGGCGCTTTGGCAACCTCAATGTGCCGCGAGAGTTCCGCACGGGGAGCTTCACCAATGTCCTCTGGAAGGACCGCCAGTACGCCACGCACCGCCTGAGCTTCAACCCCAAGCTCCTGCAGATCGGCGGTGTCCCCGCCATGCGCCCCGCACCGGTCAAGGGCGGCTCACTCGGCCAGGTGCAGGGGGCCCCCGTCATGGTCCCCGACCCCGTCGACCCCGATCTCTTCGCGCCTGCGAACGAGGATGAGCGCAAGGCCTACTTGGCGAGCTTTGAGACCTTTAGCCGCATCTTCCCGGATGTCTTCTATATCGAAGAGCGCGGCCTGATGGAGTCGGACAATATCTACCAGCACATCGGGCGCTTTCTCACCGGCGGCACGCACAACGCGGTGAGCTACTTCCGCGATGATGTCCCGCTCCGGGAGCTGGTTCTGGACGAGAAGGGGCAAAAAGAGCTCGATGCCCTCTGGAGCGACTTTGGGATTATCGCGGCCTACAACCGGGAGACCTACCTCCAGGGGCTCTTCTACGAGGGACTGGAGGCGCAGACCATCCTCGCGGAGCGCGACCCCGAGTTCAACTTCGCTCCCTACACGGACAAGGCGACGGCCAGCGCCGATAAGATGCAGCGCTACTGCGACCTGTACCTGGCCAAGGCCAAGCGCATGGGCGCGACACCCGAGACCCTCGCGGCCTACGAGGACTACTTCAAGTGGTCGTCGGCCAATATCCGCCAGGAGGAGCGCGACCGCCTCGCCGCGGAACCGGTCCATAAGAAGGCAGTCCTTGAGTTCGCGAGCAAGGCGTTCCGACGCCCGCTCACGGAGACGGAGAAAGCGGACTACCTCGCTCTCTACACCAAGCTTCGCCAGAAAGATGGCCTCTCGCACGAGAGTGCGATCCGAGACATCGTGGTCAATATCCTGATGTCGCCCTACTTCATCTTCCGGCTCGATCAGGAGCTCCCCACGCAGCCAGAGAAGCCGGCCAAGGGCAAGATCCTCTCTTCCACGCAGGGCGCCGCACCCACGCAGAAGACCCAGGCTCTCTCCGACTACGCCATCGCCAGCCGCCTGAGCTACTTTTTGTGGTCGTCGCTGCCCGATGACGAGCTCCTCGCCGCGGCGGCCAAGGGCGAGCTACGCAAGCCGGCGGTGCTGGTCGCTCAGGCACAGCGCATGCTCAAGAGCCCCAAGGCACGCGCCCTCGCCACGGAGTTTGGCGGCAACTGGCTGGACTTCCGGCGCTTCGAGGAGCACAACGCGGTCGACAAGACCCGCTTCCCCAGCTTCAACGACAGCCTGCGCCAGTCGATGTTTGAGGAGCCCTTGCACTTCATGCTCGACACCTTCCAGAACAATGGCTCGATCTTGGACTGGCTCTACGGCAAGCATACCTTTGTCAACGGCCCCCTCGCCAAGCACTACGGCATGGATAACCTCACGCTCCCTCCCGGAATGCGATTCGGTGCTGAGGACTGGGTTCGGGTCCCCGATGCGGATAAATACGGCCGCGGTGGGCTGCTCCCGATGGCGCTCTTCCTGACCCAGAACGCATCGGGGCTGCGCACCAGCCCGGTCAAGCGCGGCTACTGGGTCGTGCGGCGCGTGCTGGGCGAGCAGATCCCTCCCCCGCCTGCCAAGGTCCCGGAGCTGCCCAAAGACGAGAGCGAGCTGGGCGAGAAGACCCTGCGGCAGGCGCTGGAGATCCACCGCAAGAACCCCGCCTGTAGCGGCTGCCACGCCCGCTTCGACTCCTACGGCCTGGTCTTTGAGAACTTTGGCCCGATCGGAGAGCGGCGCACCAAAGACGGCGGCGGGAAGACTGTCGACAACCGTGCTCCCTTCCCTGGTGGCAAGGAGTTTGCAGGAGTGGATGGGCTGCAAGCGTTTATCCGCCAGAAGCGCCAGCAGGATTTTGTTGGCACCTTTAGCCGCAAGCTCCTCTCTTATGCACTAGGACGTACGCTGCTTCCCTCCGACGAGCCCCTGCTCGCGGAGCTGAGCAAGCGCCTGAGCACGAACAACTACCGTTTCAACACGCTGATCGAGGGCATTATCACCAGCCCCCAGTTCCGTAACCGCCGAGTGGCACCTGTCACTCCCAAAAAGGATGCATAG